A single Colias croceus chromosome 10, ilColCroc2.1 DNA region contains:
- the LOC123694869 gene encoding double-strand-break repair protein rad21 homolog isoform X1, translating to MFYAHFVLAKKGPLAKIWLAAHWDKKLTKAHVFETNIEKSVDGILKPKVKMALRTSGHLLLGVVRIYSRKAKYLLQDCNEAFVKIKMAFRPGMVDLPEEHREAAMNAITLPEVFHDFDTAMPELNEVDIEAQFSLNQSRAEEITMREDYGSLNLVTHDDGFGDMGFDTENPDIMRDAIGNEGGLEQSNLLFAEGSSLELTKDGPTTSAGVGAAPALAEAHAPQMEAAPNAHMDDGFGGSIPDVGDFGHAGGLFEGDLFGDVTASSSGAGATPGMAGTSAQPQSLQAEIDAAGVAGAEGGEAAADAPDSDDDMGDHYDAGNSPQHSWAGSPAPESVAPQEDAMPPPPAPAPHTPMEVDEPPQEEPRPEAPATPAPALDSTTLLQNDEESFALAPVDATVLKGITKTKRKRKLIVDEVKNLSGEEMKNQLSNTSDIVITLDLAPPTRRLMHWKESGGVEKLFTLSARPIPSRVLFKKYQRNMTLRTETEEEAKSPEPEQAVSKPRGRKRRHEEQPIQAPETPAPTLPAPDIQPPTPVPQEYEPSVDAEAASSPAYRSPRADDEPPSTPGMLSSLGAPLTPGVLGPLTPGTLLQGGITPGGLAHGALTPGGLTHGGMTPAGLQHGDGQDLGLPGSMTPAGLHHGGMTPGGMTPGLGLDSGMTPAGLVHGGLTPAGLHHGGMTPGGLDHGGMTPAGLQHGGMTPAGLTHGGMTPGGLGHGGMTPAGLGHGGMTPAGLGHGGMTPAGLGHGGMTPAGLQHGGMTPAGLRHGGMTPSGVQHSGLLHHNVELPMMPQGGSDNPLLSHTGMDHMHSPLHRSDYQSGLPMTNLGYDDQQGHQSPQHDYDLPLSVENGEEGRGGEWREAGETEEQFEERVLNRRAAQLFALMRPRLHAHDALSFADLAPPHNNRKQVAQKFYSLLVLKKHQVLKLEQSETYGAITITKGAQFETEAI from the exons atgttttatgCACATTTTGTGCTGGCCAAGAAGGGCCCGTTGGCCAAAATTTGGTTGGCGGCCCACTGGGACAAAAAGCTTACCAAGGCTCATGTATTCGAAACGAATATTGAAAAGTCTGTCGATGGAATTTTGAAGCCTAAAGTGAAGATGGCCCTCCGTACATCTGGCCATCTGTTGCTTGGTGTTGTAAGGATATATTCAAGGAAAGCAAAGTATTTGCTACAGGATTGTAATGAAGCTTTTGTTAAAATCAAG ATGGCCTTTAGGCCAGGTATGGTGGATTTGCCTGAAGAACATAGGGAAGCAGCAATGAATGCCATCACTTTGCCCGAAGTATTTCATGATTTTGATACTGCCATGCCTGAATTAAA TGAAGTGGATATTGAAGCGCAATTCTCTCTAAATCAATCAAGAGCCGAGGAAATTACAATGAGAGAGGACTATGGGTCTCTCAATTTGGTCACTCATGATGATGGTTTTGGAGACATGGGTTTTGATACCGAAAACCCTGATATAATGAGAGATGCCATTGGCAACGAGGGTGGTTTGGAacaa AGTAACCTATTATTCGCGGAAGGATCATCGCTAGAGCTGACCAAGGATGGTCCAACCACCAGTGCAGGAGTGGGTGCAGCTCCCGCACTTGCCGAGGCTCATGCTCCTCAAATGGAAGCGGCTCCTAATGCACACATGGATGATGGCTTTGGTGGATCTATACCGGATGTAGGCGATTTTGGAC ATGCTGGAGGATTATTCGAAGGCGATCTCTTTGGAGATGTGACTGCTAGTAGTTCAGGCGCGGGCGCAACTCCGGGAATGGCTGGGACATCTGCACAGCCACAGTCGTTACAA GCCGAAATAGACGCAGCAGGCGTAGCCGGAGCGGAGGGGGGTGAGGCAGCCGCAGATGCACCAGACTCTGATGATGATATGGGAGACCACTATGATGCTGGAAACTCGCCGCAACACAG CTGGGCGGGTTCCCCCGCGCCGGAGAGTGTCGCGCCGCAGGAGGACGCGATGCCGCCGCCGCCCGCACCCGCACCCCACACTCCCATG GAGGTAGATGAGCCCCCGCAAGAAGAACCTCGACCTGAAGCTCCAGCAACGCCGGCGCCTGCGTTGGACTCCACTACCTTGTTACAGAACGATGAGGAGTCCTTTGCTTTGGCACCTGTGGACGCTACTGTACTTAAAG GTATAACAAAGACGAAACGCAAGCGTAAACTCATAGTAGACGAGGTGAAGAACTTATCTGGTGAAGAGATGAAGAACCAGCTGAGCAATACATCGGATATTGTGATCACGCTCGACCTGGCTCCACCGACCAGACGCTTGATGCACTGGAAGGAGTCGGGGGGTGTGGAAAAACTGTTCACCCTGTCTGCCAGGCCGATACCCTCGAGGGTGCTGTTTAAG aaataccAGCGCAACATGACGCTCCGCACTGAGACTGAAGAAGAGGCGAAGTCTCCGGAGCCCGAGCAGGCCGTCAGCAAACCGAGGGGCAGGAAACGGCGTCATGAGGAG cAGCCAATCCAAGCGCCAGAAACCCCGGCGCCAACACTGCCAGCGCCTGACATTCAACCGCCCACACCTGTGCCGCAAGAATATGAACCGTCTGTCG ACGCGGAGGCGGCCAGCTCGCCCGCGTACCGCTCGCCGCGCGCCGACGACGAGCCGCCCAGCACGCCAG GTATGTTGAGCAGTCTAGGAGCTCCACTAACGCCCGGTGTGCTCGGGCCCTTAACACCTGGCACGCTACTGCAGGGCGGCATCACACCGGGCGGTTTGGCGCATGGAGCTTTGACGCCAG GTGGTCTGACGCACGGAGGCATGACACCAGCAGGCTTGCAGCACGGCGACGGTCAAGATCTTGGGCTGCCGGGCAGTATGACACCCGCTGGCTTACACCATGGTG GAATGACGCCAGGCGGTATGACCCCCGGCCTCGGTCTGGACAGCGGCATGACGCCGGCGGGCTTGGTGCACGGCGGGCTCACGCCAGCAGGATTACATCATGGTGGAATGACGCCAG gTGGCCTCGACCACGGAGGCATGACACCAGCGGGTCTGCAGCACGGCGGCATGACGCCAGCCGGCTTGACGCACGGCGGTATGACCCCTGGCGGTCTGGGACACGGTGGAATGACACCCGCGGGGCTTGGACATGGAGGAATGACACCTGCTGGGTTGGGGCATGGGGGAATGACGCCCGCGGGACTGGGGCATGGAGGCATGACGCCAGCGGGCCTGCAGCACGGAGGCATGACGCCGGCTGGCTTGCGGCACGGTGGAATGACTCCTTCAG GTGTCCAACACAGTGGGCTCTTACACCACAATGTAGAACTACCGATGATGCCTCAAGGCGGATCTGACAACCCATTATTATCTCACACCGGCATGGACCACATGCACTCGCCGTTACATCGCTCGGATTACcag AGCGGCTTGCCCATGACCAACTTAGGGTATGACGACCAACAGGGACACCAGAGTCCGCAGCACGACTATGACTTACCTTTGAGTGTGGAGAAT GGGGAGGAGGGGCGCGGCGGCGAGTGGCGCGAGGCGGGCGAGACGGAGGAGCAGTTCGAGGAGCGCGTGCTGAACCGGCGCGCGGCGCAGCTGTTCGCGCTCATGCGGCCGCGCCTGCACGCGCACGACGCGCTCTCCTTCGCCGACCTGGCGCCGCCGCACAACAACCGCAAGCAG GTTGCACAAAAATTCTACAGTTTACTTGTACTGAAAAAACATCAAGTATTAAAACTGGAACAAAGCGAAACTTACGGAGCAATAACCATCACGAAGGGCGCCCAGTTCGAAACGGAGGCGATTTAA
- the LOC123694869 gene encoding double-strand-break repair protein rad21 homolog isoform X3: protein MFYAHFVLAKKGPLAKIWLAAHWDKKLTKAHVFETNIEKSVDGILKPKVKMALRTSGHLLLGVVRIYSRKAKYLLQDCNEAFVKIKMAFRPGMVDLPEEHREAAMNAITLPEVFHDFDTAMPELNEVDIEAQFSLNQSRAEEITMREDYGSLNLVTHDDGFGDMGFDTENPDIMRDAIGNEGGLEQSNLLFAEGSSLELTKDGPTTSAGVGAAPALAEAHAPQMEAAPNAHMDDGFGGSIPDVGDFGHAGGLFEGDLFGDVTASSSGAGATPGMAGTSAQPQSLQAEIDAAGVAGAEGGEAAADAPDSDDDMGDHYDAGNSPQHSWAGSPAPESVAPQEDAMPPPPAPAPHTPMEVDEPPQEEPRPEAPATPAPALDSTTLLQNDEESFALAPVDATVLKGITKTKRKRKLIVDEVKNLSGEEMKNQLSNTSDIVITLDLAPPTRRLMHWKESGGVEKLFTLSARPIPSRVLFKKYQRNMTLRTETEEEAKSPEPEQAVSKPRGRKRRHEEQPIQAPETPAPTLPAPDIQPPTPVPQEYEPSVGMLSSLGAPLTPGVLGPLTPGTLLQGGITPGGLAHGALTPGGLTHGGMTPAGLQHGDGQDLGLPGSMTPAGLHHGGMTPGGMTPGLGLDSGMTPAGLVHGGLTPAGLHHGGMTPGGLDHGGMTPAGLQHGGMTPAGLTHGGMTPGGLGHGGMTPAGLGHGGMTPAGLGHGGMTPAGLGHGGMTPAGLQHGGMTPAGLRHGGMTPSGVQHSGLLHHNVELPMMPQGGSDNPLLSHTGMDHMHSPLHRSDYQSGLPMTNLGYDDQQGHQSPQHDYDLPLSVENGEEGRGGEWREAGETEEQFEERVLNRRAAQLFALMRPRLHAHDALSFADLAPPHNNRKQVAQKFYSLLVLKKHQVLKLEQSETYGAITITKGAQFETEAI, encoded by the exons atgttttatgCACATTTTGTGCTGGCCAAGAAGGGCCCGTTGGCCAAAATTTGGTTGGCGGCCCACTGGGACAAAAAGCTTACCAAGGCTCATGTATTCGAAACGAATATTGAAAAGTCTGTCGATGGAATTTTGAAGCCTAAAGTGAAGATGGCCCTCCGTACATCTGGCCATCTGTTGCTTGGTGTTGTAAGGATATATTCAAGGAAAGCAAAGTATTTGCTACAGGATTGTAATGAAGCTTTTGTTAAAATCAAG ATGGCCTTTAGGCCAGGTATGGTGGATTTGCCTGAAGAACATAGGGAAGCAGCAATGAATGCCATCACTTTGCCCGAAGTATTTCATGATTTTGATACTGCCATGCCTGAATTAAA TGAAGTGGATATTGAAGCGCAATTCTCTCTAAATCAATCAAGAGCCGAGGAAATTACAATGAGAGAGGACTATGGGTCTCTCAATTTGGTCACTCATGATGATGGTTTTGGAGACATGGGTTTTGATACCGAAAACCCTGATATAATGAGAGATGCCATTGGCAACGAGGGTGGTTTGGAacaa AGTAACCTATTATTCGCGGAAGGATCATCGCTAGAGCTGACCAAGGATGGTCCAACCACCAGTGCAGGAGTGGGTGCAGCTCCCGCACTTGCCGAGGCTCATGCTCCTCAAATGGAAGCGGCTCCTAATGCACACATGGATGATGGCTTTGGTGGATCTATACCGGATGTAGGCGATTTTGGAC ATGCTGGAGGATTATTCGAAGGCGATCTCTTTGGAGATGTGACTGCTAGTAGTTCAGGCGCGGGCGCAACTCCGGGAATGGCTGGGACATCTGCACAGCCACAGTCGTTACAA GCCGAAATAGACGCAGCAGGCGTAGCCGGAGCGGAGGGGGGTGAGGCAGCCGCAGATGCACCAGACTCTGATGATGATATGGGAGACCACTATGATGCTGGAAACTCGCCGCAACACAG CTGGGCGGGTTCCCCCGCGCCGGAGAGTGTCGCGCCGCAGGAGGACGCGATGCCGCCGCCGCCCGCACCCGCACCCCACACTCCCATG GAGGTAGATGAGCCCCCGCAAGAAGAACCTCGACCTGAAGCTCCAGCAACGCCGGCGCCTGCGTTGGACTCCACTACCTTGTTACAGAACGATGAGGAGTCCTTTGCTTTGGCACCTGTGGACGCTACTGTACTTAAAG GTATAACAAAGACGAAACGCAAGCGTAAACTCATAGTAGACGAGGTGAAGAACTTATCTGGTGAAGAGATGAAGAACCAGCTGAGCAATACATCGGATATTGTGATCACGCTCGACCTGGCTCCACCGACCAGACGCTTGATGCACTGGAAGGAGTCGGGGGGTGTGGAAAAACTGTTCACCCTGTCTGCCAGGCCGATACCCTCGAGGGTGCTGTTTAAG aaataccAGCGCAACATGACGCTCCGCACTGAGACTGAAGAAGAGGCGAAGTCTCCGGAGCCCGAGCAGGCCGTCAGCAAACCGAGGGGCAGGAAACGGCGTCATGAGGAG cAGCCAATCCAAGCGCCAGAAACCCCGGCGCCAACACTGCCAGCGCCTGACATTCAACCGCCCACACCTGTGCCGCAAGAATATGAACCGTCTGTCG GTATGTTGAGCAGTCTAGGAGCTCCACTAACGCCCGGTGTGCTCGGGCCCTTAACACCTGGCACGCTACTGCAGGGCGGCATCACACCGGGCGGTTTGGCGCATGGAGCTTTGACGCCAG GTGGTCTGACGCACGGAGGCATGACACCAGCAGGCTTGCAGCACGGCGACGGTCAAGATCTTGGGCTGCCGGGCAGTATGACACCCGCTGGCTTACACCATGGTG GAATGACGCCAGGCGGTATGACCCCCGGCCTCGGTCTGGACAGCGGCATGACGCCGGCGGGCTTGGTGCACGGCGGGCTCACGCCAGCAGGATTACATCATGGTGGAATGACGCCAG gTGGCCTCGACCACGGAGGCATGACACCAGCGGGTCTGCAGCACGGCGGCATGACGCCAGCCGGCTTGACGCACGGCGGTATGACCCCTGGCGGTCTGGGACACGGTGGAATGACACCCGCGGGGCTTGGACATGGAGGAATGACACCTGCTGGGTTGGGGCATGGGGGAATGACGCCCGCGGGACTGGGGCATGGAGGCATGACGCCAGCGGGCCTGCAGCACGGAGGCATGACGCCGGCTGGCTTGCGGCACGGTGGAATGACTCCTTCAG GTGTCCAACACAGTGGGCTCTTACACCACAATGTAGAACTACCGATGATGCCTCAAGGCGGATCTGACAACCCATTATTATCTCACACCGGCATGGACCACATGCACTCGCCGTTACATCGCTCGGATTACcag AGCGGCTTGCCCATGACCAACTTAGGGTATGACGACCAACAGGGACACCAGAGTCCGCAGCACGACTATGACTTACCTTTGAGTGTGGAGAAT GGGGAGGAGGGGCGCGGCGGCGAGTGGCGCGAGGCGGGCGAGACGGAGGAGCAGTTCGAGGAGCGCGTGCTGAACCGGCGCGCGGCGCAGCTGTTCGCGCTCATGCGGCCGCGCCTGCACGCGCACGACGCGCTCTCCTTCGCCGACCTGGCGCCGCCGCACAACAACCGCAAGCAG GTTGCACAAAAATTCTACAGTTTACTTGTACTGAAAAAACATCAAGTATTAAAACTGGAACAAAGCGAAACTTACGGAGCAATAACCATCACGAAGGGCGCCCAGTTCGAAACGGAGGCGATTTAA
- the LOC123694869 gene encoding double-strand-break repair protein rad21 homolog isoform X2, which yields MFYAHFVLAKKGPLAKIWLAAHWDKKLTKAHVFETNIEKSVDGILKPKVKMALRTSGHLLLGVVRIYSRKAKYLLQDCNEAFVKIKMAFRPGMVDLPEEHREAAMNAITLPEVFHDFDTAMPELNEVDIEAQFSLNQSRAEEITMREDYGSLNLVTHDDGFGDMGFDTENPDIMRDAIGNEGGLEQSNLLFAEGSSLELTKDGPTTSAGVGAAPALAEAHAPQMEAAPNAHMDDGFGGSIPDVGDFGHAGGLFEGDLFGDVTASSSGAGATPGMAGTSAQPQSLQAEIDAAGVAGAEGGEAAADAPDSDDDMGDHYDAGNSPQHSWAGSPAPESVAPQEDAMPPPPAPAPHTPMEVDEPPQEEPRPEAPATPAPALDSTTLLQNDEESFALAPVDATVLKGITKTKRKRKLIVDEVKNLSGEEMKNQLSNTSDIVITLDLAPPTRRLMHWKESGGVEKLFTLSARPIPSRVLFKKYQRNMTLRTETEEEAKSPEPEQAVSKPRGRKRRHEEPIQAPETPAPTLPAPDIQPPTPVPQEYEPSVDAEAASSPAYRSPRADDEPPSTPGMLSSLGAPLTPGVLGPLTPGTLLQGGITPGGLAHGALTPGGLTHGGMTPAGLQHGDGQDLGLPGSMTPAGLHHGGMTPGGMTPGLGLDSGMTPAGLVHGGLTPAGLHHGGMTPGGLDHGGMTPAGLQHGGMTPAGLTHGGMTPGGLGHGGMTPAGLGHGGMTPAGLGHGGMTPAGLGHGGMTPAGLQHGGMTPAGLRHGGMTPSGVQHSGLLHHNVELPMMPQGGSDNPLLSHTGMDHMHSPLHRSDYQSGLPMTNLGYDDQQGHQSPQHDYDLPLSVENGEEGRGGEWREAGETEEQFEERVLNRRAAQLFALMRPRLHAHDALSFADLAPPHNNRKQVAQKFYSLLVLKKHQVLKLEQSETYGAITITKGAQFETEAI from the exons atgttttatgCACATTTTGTGCTGGCCAAGAAGGGCCCGTTGGCCAAAATTTGGTTGGCGGCCCACTGGGACAAAAAGCTTACCAAGGCTCATGTATTCGAAACGAATATTGAAAAGTCTGTCGATGGAATTTTGAAGCCTAAAGTGAAGATGGCCCTCCGTACATCTGGCCATCTGTTGCTTGGTGTTGTAAGGATATATTCAAGGAAAGCAAAGTATTTGCTACAGGATTGTAATGAAGCTTTTGTTAAAATCAAG ATGGCCTTTAGGCCAGGTATGGTGGATTTGCCTGAAGAACATAGGGAAGCAGCAATGAATGCCATCACTTTGCCCGAAGTATTTCATGATTTTGATACTGCCATGCCTGAATTAAA TGAAGTGGATATTGAAGCGCAATTCTCTCTAAATCAATCAAGAGCCGAGGAAATTACAATGAGAGAGGACTATGGGTCTCTCAATTTGGTCACTCATGATGATGGTTTTGGAGACATGGGTTTTGATACCGAAAACCCTGATATAATGAGAGATGCCATTGGCAACGAGGGTGGTTTGGAacaa AGTAACCTATTATTCGCGGAAGGATCATCGCTAGAGCTGACCAAGGATGGTCCAACCACCAGTGCAGGAGTGGGTGCAGCTCCCGCACTTGCCGAGGCTCATGCTCCTCAAATGGAAGCGGCTCCTAATGCACACATGGATGATGGCTTTGGTGGATCTATACCGGATGTAGGCGATTTTGGAC ATGCTGGAGGATTATTCGAAGGCGATCTCTTTGGAGATGTGACTGCTAGTAGTTCAGGCGCGGGCGCAACTCCGGGAATGGCTGGGACATCTGCACAGCCACAGTCGTTACAA GCCGAAATAGACGCAGCAGGCGTAGCCGGAGCGGAGGGGGGTGAGGCAGCCGCAGATGCACCAGACTCTGATGATGATATGGGAGACCACTATGATGCTGGAAACTCGCCGCAACACAG CTGGGCGGGTTCCCCCGCGCCGGAGAGTGTCGCGCCGCAGGAGGACGCGATGCCGCCGCCGCCCGCACCCGCACCCCACACTCCCATG GAGGTAGATGAGCCCCCGCAAGAAGAACCTCGACCTGAAGCTCCAGCAACGCCGGCGCCTGCGTTGGACTCCACTACCTTGTTACAGAACGATGAGGAGTCCTTTGCTTTGGCACCTGTGGACGCTACTGTACTTAAAG GTATAACAAAGACGAAACGCAAGCGTAAACTCATAGTAGACGAGGTGAAGAACTTATCTGGTGAAGAGATGAAGAACCAGCTGAGCAATACATCGGATATTGTGATCACGCTCGACCTGGCTCCACCGACCAGACGCTTGATGCACTGGAAGGAGTCGGGGGGTGTGGAAAAACTGTTCACCCTGTCTGCCAGGCCGATACCCTCGAGGGTGCTGTTTAAG aaataccAGCGCAACATGACGCTCCGCACTGAGACTGAAGAAGAGGCGAAGTCTCCGGAGCCCGAGCAGGCCGTCAGCAAACCGAGGGGCAGGAAACGGCGTCATGAGGAG CCAATCCAAGCGCCAGAAACCCCGGCGCCAACACTGCCAGCGCCTGACATTCAACCGCCCACACCTGTGCCGCAAGAATATGAACCGTCTGTCG ACGCGGAGGCGGCCAGCTCGCCCGCGTACCGCTCGCCGCGCGCCGACGACGAGCCGCCCAGCACGCCAG GTATGTTGAGCAGTCTAGGAGCTCCACTAACGCCCGGTGTGCTCGGGCCCTTAACACCTGGCACGCTACTGCAGGGCGGCATCACACCGGGCGGTTTGGCGCATGGAGCTTTGACGCCAG GTGGTCTGACGCACGGAGGCATGACACCAGCAGGCTTGCAGCACGGCGACGGTCAAGATCTTGGGCTGCCGGGCAGTATGACACCCGCTGGCTTACACCATGGTG GAATGACGCCAGGCGGTATGACCCCCGGCCTCGGTCTGGACAGCGGCATGACGCCGGCGGGCTTGGTGCACGGCGGGCTCACGCCAGCAGGATTACATCATGGTGGAATGACGCCAG gTGGCCTCGACCACGGAGGCATGACACCAGCGGGTCTGCAGCACGGCGGCATGACGCCAGCCGGCTTGACGCACGGCGGTATGACCCCTGGCGGTCTGGGACACGGTGGAATGACACCCGCGGGGCTTGGACATGGAGGAATGACACCTGCTGGGTTGGGGCATGGGGGAATGACGCCCGCGGGACTGGGGCATGGAGGCATGACGCCAGCGGGCCTGCAGCACGGAGGCATGACGCCGGCTGGCTTGCGGCACGGTGGAATGACTCCTTCAG GTGTCCAACACAGTGGGCTCTTACACCACAATGTAGAACTACCGATGATGCCTCAAGGCGGATCTGACAACCCATTATTATCTCACACCGGCATGGACCACATGCACTCGCCGTTACATCGCTCGGATTACcag AGCGGCTTGCCCATGACCAACTTAGGGTATGACGACCAACAGGGACACCAGAGTCCGCAGCACGACTATGACTTACCTTTGAGTGTGGAGAAT GGGGAGGAGGGGCGCGGCGGCGAGTGGCGCGAGGCGGGCGAGACGGAGGAGCAGTTCGAGGAGCGCGTGCTGAACCGGCGCGCGGCGCAGCTGTTCGCGCTCATGCGGCCGCGCCTGCACGCGCACGACGCGCTCTCCTTCGCCGACCTGGCGCCGCCGCACAACAACCGCAAGCAG GTTGCACAAAAATTCTACAGTTTACTTGTACTGAAAAAACATCAAGTATTAAAACTGGAACAAAGCGAAACTTACGGAGCAATAACCATCACGAAGGGCGCCCAGTTCGAAACGGAGGCGATTTAA